A window of Halomicrobium zhouii genomic DNA:
CGGAGACGGTCATCCCGTTGCCCAGCGACCGGTCAAGACGCGGCTGCGGGCGTTCGGGTTCCTCGAACACCTCGATGAGCGTCTCGGGCGAGGATGGCAGGTCGATGCTCGGGAGTTCGGCCATCGTCTCGGCGGCGTCCTCGGCGGTCACGTCGTCGGCGGTGTCGGCCCAGACGTTCTCCAGGTGGCCGTCGATGGTCGCGATGCGGTTACAGGACGCGGCGACGCCCATGTCGTGGAGGTGGACCTCCGCGCCGTCGAAGGAGCCCAGCAGTTTGCGGGATTCGCTCTCCATCTTCTGTTCCTCGCCGCCGATGTGGGGGATGGCGTTGTCGATAATCTCCATCGACGTGACGCCGGAGTACCCCGCGCCGGAGACGGCCTGGAGCGTCGAGACGGTGACGTCCGTCAGCGTGTACGCCTCGTCGAGGGCCTTCAGCGGCGGCACCATCGTGATGGTCGAGCAGTTGGGGTTCTTGAGCAGCGCGCCGTCCCAGCCCCGCTCGTCGCGCTGGACTTCGAGCACGTCGAGGTGGTCGGCGTTGACCTCGGGGATGACGAGCGGCACGTCTTCGTCCATCCGCCCGTTCGAGGAGTTCGAGGAGACGACGTAGCCGGCTTCGCAGAACTCCGGTTCGACCTCCGCGCCCACGCTGGAGGGGAGCGACGAGAAGATGAGGTCGACGTCGTCCGGCACCTCGTCGGCGTCAGTCGCGACGACCTCCATCTCCGCGATGTGGTCCGGGATGGGCGCGTCGATGCGCCACTTGGCCGCCTCGCGGTAGCTCTTTCCCGCGCTCGATTCACTCGCCGTGACCGCTGCCAGTTCGAAGTCGGGATGCGGGTCGATCAGCTGGATGAGACGCTGACCGACGGCCCCCGTCGCACCCAGAACGCCTACGCGTACAGTCATCGTCTGACATAGAGCCACCGCACCTCAAAACAGTTTGGATACTCCGGGAGCGAGGCGTCCTCCCGTAATTTTCGACGGTCGTTCGTGAGAGTTCAGCGGGCCCGCCAGAACGGTCCCTGACGGCCTGGCCCGAAGCTCCAGTTTCGAACGGAACGGTTTAACCGGCGCGGCGGGGAAGCGACGGTATGGACACCGCCGAGCGTTTCGACCTGGCGACCCGGTACACGCAGGAGGTCGTCACCGAGGAGGAACTGGAGACGCTGTTCGCGGACGAGGACGAGCCGACGGCGTACATCGGCTACGCCCCCACCGGCGAGATGCACATCGGCCACTTCACGACGATGCGGAAGCTCGCCGACTTCCTGCAGGCCGGCGTCGACGTCACCGTGCTCATCGCCGACCTGCACGCCCACCTCGACGACGAGAAGAGCCCGTTCGACCTGCTCGACGCGCGCTCGGCGTACTACCAGGAGGCCATCGAGGGGATGATCGAGGCGGCCGGCGCCGACCCCGCCGATATCTCGTTCGTGCGCGGGACGGACTACCAGCTCGACGAGGAGTACACGCTGGAGATGTACCGCATGGCCGCGGAGACGACGCTCGCCCGCTCGCAACGCGCCGGCAGCGAGGTCGTCCGGGAGGCCGAGAGCCCGAACCTCGGTGGCCTGCTCTACCCGCTGATGCAGGCGCTCGACGTTGACGCGCTTGACGCCGACATCGCCTACGGCGGCGTCGACCAGCGCGGCATCTACATGCTCGCCCGGGAGATCCTGCCGGACCACGGCGGCGAGGCCCCCATCTGTATCTTCGCGCCGCTCCTGTCGGGGCTCTCCGGCGGCAAGATGAGCGCCTCGGACGAGTCTTCGAAGGTGAACCTCAACGACTCGCCCGACGACGTCGTCGACAAGATCCAGGAGGCCTACTGCCCGATGGGAGAGGTCGAAGACAACGGCGTCCTGGAGTACCTCGAGTACCTCGTCTTCCCCGTCCTCGACGAGCGCGGCGAGGAGTTCGTCGTCGAACGCCCCGACGAGTACGGTGGCGACCTCGTCTACGGGACCTACCAGGACCTCGAGGACGACTTCGTCAGCGAGGAACTCCACCCGGCGGACCTCAAGCCCGCTGCGGGCGAGTACATCTCCGAAGTCATCGACCCCGTCCGCGAGCGACTCGACGCCCAGCCGGACCTCCTCGCCGAGGCCTACCCCGAGAAGTACGCCGACGAGTGAGCGGGCATGGCTGACGACCAGGCGACCCGCCGTGACGTCCGGGACACCTACGAGGAGATAGCTGACCACTTCTCGAAGACGCGCGAGTACGCCTGGCCGGAAGTCGAGTCCTTCGTCGAGAGTGCGGGCAACGTCGATCTCGCACTCGACGTCGGCTGTGGTAACGGGCGGCACGCCGAACTGCTCGCGACCGGTGCGGCCGAAGTCCTCGCGCTGGATGCCAGCCGCGGCCTGCTATTGGAATCGAGGGAGCGTCT
This region includes:
- the asd gene encoding aspartate-semialdehyde dehydrogenase: MTVRVGVLGATGAVGQRLIQLIDPHPDFELAAVTASESSAGKSYREAAKWRIDAPIPDHIAEMEVVATDADEVPDDVDLIFSSLPSSVGAEVEPEFCEAGYVVSSNSSNGRMDEDVPLVIPEVNADHLDVLEVQRDERGWDGALLKNPNCSTITMVPPLKALDEAYTLTDVTVSTLQAVSGAGYSGVTSMEIIDNAIPHIGGEEQKMESESRKLLGSFDGAEVHLHDMGVAASCNRIATIDGHLENVWADTADDVTAEDAAETMAELPSIDLPSSPETLIEVFEEPERPQPRLDRSLGNGMTVSAGGFRETDDGVQFNCLSHNTMRGAAGASVLNGELLAEHGYI
- a CDS encoding tyrosine--tRNA ligase; this translates as MDTAERFDLATRYTQEVVTEEELETLFADEDEPTAYIGYAPTGEMHIGHFTTMRKLADFLQAGVDVTVLIADLHAHLDDEKSPFDLLDARSAYYQEAIEGMIEAAGADPADISFVRGTDYQLDEEYTLEMYRMAAETTLARSQRAGSEVVREAESPNLGGLLYPLMQALDVDALDADIAYGGVDQRGIYMLAREILPDHGGEAPICIFAPLLSGLSGGKMSASDESSKVNLNDSPDDVVDKIQEAYCPMGEVEDNGVLEYLEYLVFPVLDERGEEFVVERPDEYGGDLVYGTYQDLEDDFVSEELHPADLKPAAGEYISEVIDPVRERLDAQPDLLAEAYPEKYADE